The Flavobacterium sp. IMCC34852 genome contains the following window.
TTTCGAGTTTGGTCGATATTTCATCGCGAACCAAAACGGTTGAAGCCACGAACAACAGCTTTAGCACCAACCTCATTAGTGCCGAATTTTATACCAAATTGAAAGTTTCCGAAAAAGCCAATCTTACCTTATCCGCCAGACGTTCATTGACTGATTTTTTTAAATCGCCAACCTATCGAAATTACAGCGACAGAATATTCCAAAATACGGTTATTACCGATTTGAACACCAATGAAATAGTAGATTATCAAAGCGACGTTGACTTTTATTTTTATGATATTACGGCACAATTTCAGCAAAAAATTGGTACTAAAAACGAGTTGAACATTGATGTCATCGCTATTGAAAACACCTTACAATTCAACCAATCTTCGGTGAGTTTGAACAAGAACAGTACTTTAGAACAAGAAAATTTCGGCGGGACTATTCAATGGAAAACCCAATGGAACGCCAAACACTATACAGAATTTAAAGGCTATTTTTCGAGTTATGATTTGAATTCATCCTTTAAAACACTGGAAAGCAATCAGGTTTTAGACCAAAAAAACCAAGTGCTAGACACCGGTTTTCAAGTTCGGAATTCGAATGTAATTTCCAATAGAATTACTTTGAATACCGGTTATCAGTTTAATGAAATAGGGATTACCAATTTTGACGAAATCAATTTGCCGTTTTTCTCCAGAACCATTACCAATGTTTTACTTACTCATGTTGCTGTGGCAGAAGGCGTTTTAGAAACCGAGAACAAAAAAACATTCCTCAAAACCGGTGTTCGTGCTAATTATTTTGACAAGTTTAATTTCTTTCTTTTGGAACCGAGAGTGCAATTTAACCAAGCCTTGACTTCGACCCTGAGACTGGAGATTTTAGGAGAACAGAAAAGCCAAACCCTTTCGCAGATTATAGATTTGCAGCAAGATTTTTTGGGGATAGAAAAAAGGCGTTGGACATTGGCAAACAATTCGACAATTCCGATTCAAAAAAGTAATCAGGTTTCTTTGGGTTTGAGTTTTAAAAAGAACAATTGGTTGCTGACTTTAGACAATTTCTACAAAAAAGTCACCGGAATTACCAGCAGTAGTCAGGGTTTTCAAAATCAATTCGAGTTGGAAAAAACCGTTGGAAGTTATCAAGTATTCGGTTCCGAATTTTTGATTCAAAAGTCATTTAATCGATTTTATACTTGGTTAAGCTATAGTTATAATGACAACCAATACAATTTTGATGCATTGCTGAACACTTCTTTCCCTAATAATTATGACATAACCCATGCCATTTCCTGGGCCGGAATTTATGAGTGGCAAAAATTAAAATTGGCTTTGGGAACCAAGTGGCATACCGGAAGACCAATTACTACACCTACTACCTTCAGCGTTACGGCGGCTAATCCTGATATTGTTTATAATTCGCCCAATAATTCGAAGTTAAAAGATTATTTTCAAATGAATTTTTCGGCTTCTAAAGATTGGAAATTGACTGAGAAAATTACATTACAGACTTCAGTTTCTATTCTCAATTTACTAAATACCCAAAACAGTTTGAATCGTTTTTATCGGGTAAATACCGCAGATAATACGGTTGAGAGTGTGGATACCTATTCGCTTGAAATGACGCCGAATTTTAATATTAGACTTAATTTCTAATCGAAAAAAAAGGCCGGAAAATCCGACCTTATATTTTACATTCTCTCAGGAACATCAATGCCGAGTAACTTAAATGCCGATTTTACGATGTCGCCAACCTTTTTGGAAAGTTGTACTCTGAAGGTTTTTTTAGTCGAATCTTCTTCTCCTAAAATAGACACCGATTGGTAGAATGAGTTGTATTCTTTCACCAAATCATAAGTGTAATTGGCTATTAATGCCGGACTGTGGTTGTGTGCCGCATTTTGAATCACTTCAGGGAAAAGTTCAATTTGTTTTAATAATTCCTTCTCTTTTTCGTGTAATTCGATAGTTGTTGTCGCATCATTTAAGTCAAAATTGGCTTTGCGCAAAATCGATTGAATACGCGCATAAGTATATTGAATAAACGGACCGGTATTTCCGGCAAAATCAACCGATTCTTCCGGGTTGAACAGGATTTGTTTTTTGGGATCAACTTTAAGAATATAATATTTCAAAGCGCCTAGACCAATGGTTTTAAAAAGTTGGGCTTTTTCTTCAGCAGAATAGCCTTCTAATTTTCCTAACTCGGTGGCTATATTTCCGGCAGTGTTGGTCATTTCTTCCATTAAATCATCGGCGTCGACTACTGTACCTTCACGTGATTTCATTTTCCCCGAAGGTAATTCGACCATTCCGTAAGAGAGATGAAATAAGCTTTCCGCCCAATCAAACCCGAGCTTTTTCAGAATTAAAAACAACACTTTGAAGTGGTAATCTTGCTCATTACCCACGGTATAAACCATACCGCCAACATCCGGAAAATCTTTGACACGTTGGATAGCCGTTCCGATATCTTGCGTCATATAAACTGCCGTTCCGTCTGAACGCAGTACAATTTTTCGATCTAAACCATCTTCGGTTAAATCAATCCAAACCGAACCGTCGGGATCTTTTTCAAAAATACCTTTTTCTAAACCAAACTGGACCACTTCTTTACCCAGTAAATAGGTGTTGCTTTCGTAATAATAACTATCAAAATCAACGCCTAAATTTTTATACGTTTGGGCAAAACCATCATAAACCCATTGGTTCATTTTTTTCCAAAGCTCAATAACTTCAGGCTTTCCGGCTTCCCAATCTAAAAGCATTTGTTGGGCTTCTAAGATAATTGGTGCTTGCTTTTTGGCTTCATCTTCGGTTTTACCTTGGGCCATTAACCCATTGATTTGTGCTTTATATTCTTGGTCAAATTTTACATAAAAATTTCCTACCAACTTATCACCTTTTAAACCGGCAGATTCAGGGGTTTGACCCTCGCCGAATTTTTGCCAAGCCAACATCGATTTACAGATATGGATTCCTCTATCGTTGATGATTTGGGTTTTGTATACCTTTTTACCCGAAGCTTTTATAATTTCGGCTACCGAATAACCTAAAAGATTGTTGCGAACATGACCTAAATGCAAAGGTTTGTTGGTGTTAGGCGAAGAATATTCTACCATGACCGCTTTCTCATTTGGCGCAGCCGAAACAAATCCAAAACTTTCTTTGTCTTTGATTTCATTGAAAAAATTCAAATAATAAACATCAGAAA
Protein-coding sequences here:
- the argS gene encoding arginine--tRNA ligase, giving the protein MKLSQILTQHIQVAIQELFNVTVDRVEFQLTRKDFEGDITMVIFPLLKLIKGNPIEIGTKIGEYLVANADEVVRFNVVSGFLNLVVSDVYYLNFFNEIKDKESFGFVSAAPNEKAVMVEYSSPNTNKPLHLGHVRNNLLGYSVAEIIKASGKKVYKTQIINDRGIHICKSMLAWQKFGEGQTPESAGLKGDKLVGNFYVKFDQEYKAQINGLMAQGKTEDEAKKQAPIILEAQQMLLDWEAGKPEVIELWKKMNQWVYDGFAQTYKNLGVDFDSYYYESNTYLLGKEVVQFGLEKGIFEKDPDGSVWIDLTEDGLDRKIVLRSDGTAVYMTQDIGTAIQRVKDFPDVGGMVYTVGNEQDYHFKVLFLILKKLGFDWAESLFHLSYGMVELPSGKMKSREGTVVDADDLMEEMTNTAGNIATELGKLEGYSAEEKAQLFKTIGLGALKYYILKVDPKKQILFNPEESVDFAGNTGPFIQYTYARIQSILRKANFDLNDATTTIELHEKEKELLKQIELFPEVIQNAAHNHSPALIANYTYDLVKEYNSFYQSVSILGEEDSTKKTFRVQLSKKVGDIVKSAFKLLGIDVPERM
- a CDS encoding TonB-dependent receptor gives rise to the protein MLNNRFFFLLLFSLFSFLGNAQKDRKEIPLKNILNIISKQHEVRFSYIEDEIVVYALVAPEKKWSLEQKIEYLKRETKLQFKPVSEKYFTIYNDQKLDKPLCGFLLDSESGKGIENATIRIEKMSFITFSDAEGHFIIPKISSDLIQIEHQGYESFNINPEDLNVPNCPKFRLKSITQSLDEVVTQRYLTTGISKKTDGTIEVKPKKFGILPGLIEPDVLQTMQQVPGIISIDETISNINVRGGTHDQNLFLWNGIRMFQTGHFFGLISAFNPSLAQTISITKNGSSAFYGESVSSLVDISSRTKTVEATNNSFSTNLISAEFYTKLKVSEKANLTLSARRSLTDFFKSPTYRNYSDRIFQNTVITDLNTNEIVDYQSDVDFYFYDITAQFQQKIGTKNELNIDVIAIENTLQFNQSSVSLNKNSTLEQENFGGTIQWKTQWNAKHYTEFKGYFSSYDLNSSFKTLESNQVLDQKNQVLDTGFQVRNSNVISNRITLNTGYQFNEIGITNFDEINLPFFSRTITNVLLTHVAVAEGVLETENKKTFLKTGVRANYFDKFNFFLLEPRVQFNQALTSTLRLEILGEQKSQTLSQIIDLQQDFLGIEKRRWTLANNSTIPIQKSNQVSLGLSFKKNNWLLTLDNFYKKVTGITSSSQGFQNQFELEKTVGSYQVFGSEFLIQKSFNRFYTWLSYSYNDNQYNFDALLNTSFPNNYDITHAISWAGIYEWQKLKLALGTKWHTGRPITTPTTFSVTAANPDIVYNSPNNSKLKDYFQMNFSASKDWKLTEKITLQTSVSILNLLNTQNSLNRFYRVNTADNTVESVDTYSLEMTPNFNIRLNF